The sequence ATAATGGAAGACAGGTGCTACCTAAGGGGTCTGTTTGGGTCCGGAAAATTTTGGCTGAATGCCATACTACCCCATCGGGGGGGCATTCAGGGGGGTTCCGCACACTAAAGCGGGTGGCAGGACAGTTCTATTGGGTAGGGATGAAAGCGGATGTCCTTCAGATGGTCGGTGAATGTGATATATGCCAGAGACACAAATATCAAGCCACAAAACCACCAAGGTTGCTACAACCCCTTCCGATACTAGAGGCAGTGTGGGAGGATGTGTCCATGGATTTTATTATGGGTTTACCAAAGTCTCGGGGTTTCGAGGTGCTCATGGTAGTGGTGGATAGATTAACCAAATATAGCCACTTCATTTTGCTCAAACATCCCTTCACGGCTAAAGGAGTGGCTGAGCATTTTATTAAGGATGTTGTTCGTTTACATGGGGTCCCTCGCTCCATTATAAGTGATCGTGACCCAATTTTCATGAGCACGTTTTGGACCGAATTATTCAGATTGTATGGGACCAAACTGGCGATGAGCTCAGCATACCACCCCGAGTCGGATGGACAAACAGAGGTGTTGAATCGATGTCTTGAGACATACTTAAGATGTTTTGCATCTGAACAACCCAAAGAGTGGGCTCATTGGGTTCCCTGGACAGAATATTGGTATAATACTACTTACCATAGTGCAGCGGGAATGACACCATTTGCTACGGTGTATGGGCGGCCACCCCCTGTGTTAACACAATTTGTACCAGGGGAGACAAAGGTAGCGGCAGTGGGGCAGGAGCTGAGTGACAGAGATGAGGTGTTGCGGCATCTCAAATATAATCTGCAGAGGGCTCAAAACAGCATGACCAGATATGCAAACGCTCACAGAAAAGAGGTGACCTTTCAGGTGGGTGACGTGGTTTTTTTGAAGCTGAGACCTCATAGACAGCAATCAGTGTGTAAAAGAGTATTTCAAAAATTAGCCCCTCGGTATTATGGACCTTTCAAAGTGTTGGCAAAAGTAGGGGGCAGGGCTTACAAACTACAGCTACCCATGGGGTCCAAAATCCATCCCGTATTTCATGTGTCACTGCTAAAGCAAGCAGTAGGAGCAGGGTACACCGTACAGGAGATTCCACAAGGCTTGGAGGCTGATTTCATTATGGGGTTTGAACCACACAGGGTGTTGTCCACCAGATTCAAGAGAATGGGGGCTGAAGACAAATTGCAAGTACTCGTGCAGTGGAAAGATAAATCTACAGATGAGGCAACTTGGGAGGATGCTGCAGAAATGGCAATTCAGTATCCTCACTTTAGCCTTGAGGACAAGGCTAATTTGAAGGGAGAGGGTATTGTTAGGGGCCTGGAGGACCAACCCAAGCCCAATGTCAAGTTTGTTTATACTAGAAGGCATAAAAAGCCCATTTAGTTAACACGTGTATAGGGGGAAATATAAAAGTCAGCATGAGGATTGCGTTGAGTTAGTTATGAATATTTGTCCATTGTACTACTAGCTTGGCTAAGGGTTACAGATTCCATAATCTGGGAGTTCTTTGTTTAATACAATCTTTTCATTATCGCTCCATCTCTTTTCTTTACCGTTGTTGTTGAAATCCAGAGAACCAGCCTAACACTCTTGCAGATAAGGGAACTGAGCGTAGTGACCCTAAAGGAGAATGTTGGTTGAACCTTCTTTTAGAATGTCCAAATCATCACTATACAGTTCATGTTAATAATTCCTTGAAGGTAAGTTTCAGACAGACATCCATTCTTCTATGCTTTGTGGTCCATTGAAAGATAGTTTATGACTTGTGTGTTCAAGACATACTGAATATGATTTCTGCAGAATGAGTGAAGTTTAAAGATAGGAGACTTTAACATATGCAATAAATTGAAGAAAATCACACCTTAGCATGAAGCATTAGAAACAGAAGATCCATCACAGTGAAAATAATGAGGATGGCAAAATCTTCTTGGGATTAATAGTTTCTCTAGTTCTTATCAACTAAGGTTTATAGGAGAATGTGCTGACCAGCCGAAAGTTTAACGAAGATGGCAAATCAACTAAGGGTTATAGGAGAATGTACTGACCAGCCGAAGGTTTAATGAAGATGGCAATATCTTCTTGGGATTAATGGCTTCTCTAGTTCTTATCACCAACTTCCTCCCAGAAGAACAGataaattctcaaaaattaCCAAGTTCTCGATCAACTCGGGCTATAGCTAGGACTTAGGACTATTCGTAATTCCCAAGTTTATGGAGAAAATATAAAACTAGTGAGAGAGAATACAGAGAAGCAGGTGATATGTCAACTTCTGTAgacaagaaaaagaaaaaacttACGCAAGTTAATAAGATGGTTACTCGGTACCTAATGTCTCGTTCACACGTATCATATTATTCTCCAAAATCTGAACAGCCTTGATCATTCCTTGTGCACGATAGGCTTGAATCATCGTATTAAAGGTTATATAGTCTGGTTTACATCCAGTACCTTTCATTGCCATGAATAATTCATTCATCTTTTCGACATCACCCGCACTGCCATAAGCACTAATTACACAGTTGAAAAATGGAGTATCTAACTCCACATCAGAATTCTCCACTTGTCTTAAAATTGAATCAACTTTTCCCCAAAGCCCGGCTTTACTATATGCCCACGTAAGAGAACTGTAAGTAATTGAGTTAGGCTTCAATCCTTGATGTTTCATTTCCAAGAAAATCTCATCCATCTTATCAATGTTTCCAGCCTTTCCAAATGTCTCAATTAATATGTTATAGGTAACAATTGTTGGAGAATATAATCTCTTCCTCATAAACTCCATAACAGATCCCATTTTTTCGTACAAGCTACATTTCCCATATGATTTAATCAGAATATTGTAAGTCATAATGTCAGGCTTTATTCCCATAAGCTGAAATTCATCAAACCAGTCCTCCATTTTTTTAATCCTTCCACAACTGCCATAAGCCCCTATAACAGAGTTGAAAGTGAATACATCGGGATGACTTTTTTCACTCTGAATCATGTCTGTCAATGAGGCCTCCATCAAATCAAGTCTTTTAGCTTTACCATATCCATCAATCAGAATATTGAATGTTACAGTACTACACTCAATTCTCGAATGCAACATCTCTTCGAAGATTATCCCTACCATATCGAATCGATGGACTTTCATGCAGGATTTCAAAAGGATAGAGTAAGTAAAAGCATCGGGTTTGCAATCACGGACAGACTTCATATCATTAACTACACCAAATGCCTCAACAAAGAGGCCATTGACTGCATAGGCACCGACAAGAGCGGTGTAAACATCGACGGTAGGCTGGAGGCCATCAGCCAGCATGGTCTCAAAAAGAATGGTTGCCTGACCAGTCTGCTTGCACTTGCCGAGCATTACTAACAACTTTGTATATGTCTGACATCTGGGCTCATACCAATTTTGCCTGCGTAGAAGATCAAATATCTACAGGCAAGAGAGacaatttttcattaaaaaatggCAAAGTCACACGCTACCTCATTTAGGACATAAAAAACTTGGGCTTGGAATGGTTCGGTCGTCTTAAATTAACTAGAGACCAGGCAGGACCAAGCAGACAACACAGTTGATCCAACTTCGAGGGAAAAAATCGAAATGTCACACATGATTGTTCCAGAACAATATATAGATAGCACCATTAAAATGCATTCACTTTATCCCCACTCACGAACTTGCAAAACATCATCCATTTCATTAACTTTCAAACAGCTAATTACAACAATCTTCACACAAAAAACTACGTCAGAAAAAAGCACAACCCCCGGTCTTATTTAAAGAGAGTGAAGTGAGCCTCCATCCACGAACACTCCGGTTACAAAAGATATCATAAAAAGAACTTCCAGCAAATTTTAGAGGCCCACGAAACAAGAACAACGCAAATGCAAATCCACGCGCCACCGAACAAGAATGCGACTAAGACCACAAACAAAGACAAGCAATCAATCGAAAACAAGGGCCTAGAAGGAAGAAGGGAGAACCTTTAAAGCAGACTCCCATCGGTTCCGTTTAATAGCATCATTTAGAGCTTCCAAGATGGCCTTAGGCCAGAGATTGTTGTATTTGGAAGAATTTGCCTTCTTCTCAATGGCTTTAATGGCGGCCTCGGTTCTCAAGATTCTTGAGAGGTCTTTCTTGGAGAATTTTCGGAACTGGAGGCCCCGTGGCTCCATGCTGCTGCAATAATCCGAGTTTGTCCTGGATGAAGATTTTGTAGCGAAGCACGAGACTCGGATTGCTGGGCTTAGCAGATGGAGCTCCATTGCTGCAACACTTTCAGTTTCTTTTGTTTCTCTTCTTTCTTATTTTCATTTCATTTTAAATAATTGTGCAATagaattttcctttttttaaaaaaaattaaaatacaattTTTGTTATATATAGATGTAATAtagttgatttatttgattgtaATTTACCTTTTCTACACTAATCTCTTTATCCaataaatagaggtgtttagTCCATATATTAAACACTCATCTTCTTCTATTATATTCTCTTTTGTCTTTTATTCTCTCATCTTTCTCTACTAAATTTATAACGCGTTATCAGCACGAGTGCTCTAGTTTCAAGGTAGAACTCATAAATAATTTTCATTCGTAATCTTTGTGTGGATGCTCTCGATAAAGCACAATATGTAACTTTCATATTGATGCTCTCGAAATAGcacaaatattattattattattttttttttgtcaatagTTTCAATGATCCGGTAGTAGCACAATATTAAAAGTTAATATTGATGCTCTCAAAGTATCTCATATTTTATGTTCATATTATGCTCCTGAAGaagcattaattttaattttatgttgatgTTCTTAAATAACAcaacatatttttattgaaaatctCGATAGATCTATGGatacaatataaatatataagattttcaATATTCCTGAAGAATATTATCCAAAATCTTAAGTTTATCAATATTCCCGAAGAATATTGACTTTTATACACTtttatgcttgtgtcttatattgggatattatatttttttatgcatttatttttacttgatattaattgatatttttttatgtgaaGATTTATCATTCTTAGGAAAGTTAATAAATATAATTCCATAATTGTGATTAGATGCTTGTtaacataattatatatatatatatatatatatatatatatatatatatatatatatatatttattgcacgtatatataattatttgttAACTAATTTTATAACATTGttcaataaattattaaataacataattatttattttgtacatTTTTCTACACGTATATATTCAatctgttatatatatatatatatatatatatatatatataaaatttattattatcctTAAAttcgtttgttttttttttttaatagtcGAAATGGCAAACATTACAAAACTTGAATTTGAAGCACTTGACATTAGTGGAAAAAACTatttgtcatggattttggatgCTGAGGTTCATCTTGTTTCTAAGGATCTTGAAAACAcaataaaagaagaaaataatgaATCCCCGCAGGATCTTGCAAAATCTCTTATTTTTCTTCGCCACCATCTCGATGATGGATTGAAAGCCGAGTATCTCACTGTGAAAAACCCACAAGAACTTTGGAAAAATCTTAAAGAAAGGTTTGACCATCAGAGGAGTATAGTTCTCCCAAGAGCTCGTTATGTGTGGATTCATCTTCGCCTACAAGATTTCAAATCTATAAGAGATTATAACTCCGCATTATTCAAGATTTGTTCAAAGCTCAAACTTTGTGCAGAAAATATTTCTGATCAAGATCTACTTGAAAAAACTTTCTCCACCTTTCATGCTTCAAATGTGCTCCTGCAGCAGCAATATCGTGAGCGTGGATTTAAAAAGTACTCTGAGCTTATTTCCTGTCTACTAGTTGCTGAACAGAACAATGAATTACTAttgaaaaatcatcaattaCGCCCAACTGGCTCTACaccatttcctgaagcaaatgaaATATCATTCCCTGAAGTGAATGCCAACTCAACTCAAAATCCCCATATTAGAAAAGGACGTGGGCGTGGTCATGGGCGTGGGCGTGGCCATGGTCAAAACAAAAATTACCAGCAACATGATGAAAAGAGACAGAAAACAAACCACCAGCAGTGGAAATCGAataatgaagaagaaaaagggAGAAACATGAAATAGTATGAAGATAAGTGTTTCAAATGCGGAATGGAAGGGCATTGGTCTCGTACCTGCCATACTCCAAAGCATCTTGTGGATCTCTACCAAAATTCGATCAAAGAAAAGGGAAAAATAGAGACAAATTTTGCTGATGATGATGGCCCTGTTGATATaactgttagagtaggtgcccgtcgagccaatgtgtttggccgatggtccttgagagaactcttgtatgacaatctttattttaataatatttgacattatttaatttggcacatctttatctttatacccatgcaagctgcatagataaagcccttgaatatacaaatagtagaaagaatatgagatggtcatatGATGACtgtcatgaaactcatatttggaatactgtatattctaaactgttcctagtcgattcaaccgccataaagaaggataaaggccgctcgagcttgagactagtatttgcgatgtgagtaccatgtttcattggtaggggacatggagatgtccaagcatgcaaataggtgctccttgtagagtgcactgaacaaccctccctaaaggattttccaagtggttctcacttatcgagtggagaagtcctagtttatggttgtacaccattagtcctataacccgggacaacatggagactttatatgctagtgcttcactttgacttgtttaccgactcatctggggtcatcaggtggcaatgttgggtgttgtgacgaaacatataggagtcaatgcattgtagtcggggattcaccgcttacctacgggtatggatatcctatgttatatcatgcatacatagcttgaaatctctgatcagagtaagtggtaattaagaaaggagtttcttgaattacactttcgatgcaactacggcatgacacatagttatcgattcaatgacaactctcgataaaccaatgattgtcgaatcggtcgggatatatgagttgaagggaccgtactgtacgctaaccataattgattggttcttgcaggcactatcatttgatacctagggagtcatgtaagcaatgctgctagatgtttacatgactggttgggtactatcagacttgagttttctgacgttcttattatcaatgtgttgattaataagaatggagctatctaggatatgctcatataagggacttgttgatcctgaatcacatggagatgtgaacccactgctagttgtatcaatgaaccattgaggctCACACAaatactagctttctagatcccgttgagattaaaataagttcaatgtgttgaacaacttataaaggagtttataagtaaaataaattagaagtttgacttttaaattggagaatgaatggaataagtaacttttaatttatgaatgtgtttcaagattaaaagttgacttaaaataattagtttatgaaaatggtgattttctaaactattattttgaacttagttaattaattcaagtgttgaattaatttaacactagtagacattttaatgtacaaataattaaattaattcaagtgttgaattaattatacactattgagtctagtagagctcaatttaatatagtgttgtataattattgatactagtggacttgaatgggttcaagttaaatttaattaattgattaaacttaaatgggtttaggtttaataattaattaaaaataagttcaaattacatttaaatatatatatttatatatgtatatatatatataggcgtgtatatatatatatatatatatgatatatatttgtgtgtgtatggaatttgaagggttgtaagatggtttgcaattttccatgcatgtcttgtaattttccatgcatgtttaattgtaCCTATTAAATCCTTaaccattaatatattattatgaataatatatacatataatacacaattcattccattccaTTCCATGAGTTGAAGTGGCCGAAACCGCTCTTTAatttttctccaaatttttctttcaaattttgtggaagaagaaatgaaaaatctcaatgaaaaatcctctaaatattctagtgcatatttagagtggatttagatcgtctagtcgtggacctaattcggaggctcgaagagttgaatccattttgagcaaggagtgctcttggaagcttgtagattgagtctaccaattttcaagagcctagttgtttatcaacttggttggagccataaatcaatctttgagattgataggtaaaattctaaacaccctatggttgtttgagttttgaatactacacaagtgctcggatttattttattaaaaattttatatttccgctgcgttccgggcacgagttaaccgatccccttcaataACTCACTTGGATGTCTCTGATTTCTTTGCACAACCAGACGGGAATATTGATCATTTGATTGGGGTATGGTGTGCTAGAAAATATAGAGTGATCAATTTCTGCCTTTATTGCTTTCGTGTCCCTAAGATTAGTGCTTTTGGAtatctatgtttttttttttctataataGTCAGATTTatctttttggttttggttttattcagtacaattttattttcagttgTAATGGTGGTTAATGTTTTGAGaactttatttaatataatttcttTCTTATGAATATTGAAGTTGTAACTTAATCTGTTATGCATTTCTTTTAGATTAATGGGAGAATACCAAGACATATGTCTAGCCGATAGTGGTACAACTCACACCATCCTTCAAAGTAAAAGGTATTTTTTGGAAATAACATTAGGTGAAAATAATGTTATAACAATATCGGGTGCATCAAAAATTATTGAAGGTCATGAAAAGGCAAAAATCATTCTGCCAAATGAGACAATTCtatatattgaaaatgcactctACGCTAACAAATCCAGTAGAAATTTGCTTAGCTTTAAAGATATCCCCTTTAATGGATATCATATTGAAACATTGAATGTAAACAAGGTTGAATACCTTTGTATTACATCTATGATATGTggtaaaaaacatataaaagaaaaattacGTGCACTCCCTTCTGGGATGTATTGCACAATAATAAAAGCAATTGAGGCAAATACAGTCACAAACAAGAAGTTTGTTGAAAAGAAAACTTTCATATTATGGTACGACCGACTTGGTCACCCTGGGAGttcaatgatgcgaagaataatAGATAATTCGCGTGGACATCCCTTAAAGAATCAAAAGGTTCTCCTAAATGGTGACTTTTCATGTGTGGCTTGTTCACAAGGTAAACTAATTATAAGGCCTTCTCCAACAAAGATTGATGTTGAAATTCCAACATTCTTGGAAAGAATTCATGGGGATATTTGTGGGCCTATACACCCATCATGTGGttcatttcgatactttatggtattgattgaTGCATAAACTAGGTGGTCACATGTTAGTTTGCTTGCAACTCGAAATATAGCTTTTGCAAAGCTACTTGGGCAAATGATTAAACTACGAGCTCAATTTCCTGACCACTCAATTAAGGCAATTCGCCTAGATAATGCTGCTGAATTTAAATCACAAGAATTTGATGACTTTTGTATGTAAATAGGGACTTCGGTCGAGCATTCAGTAGCCCATGTCCATACACAAAATGGTCTTTCAGAATCCTTTATTAAGCGACTGCAATTAATTGCAAGACCGCTACTCATGAAAACAAAATTGCCATCTTCAGTCTGGGGTCATGCTATCATACACGCTGCATCGTTAATTTGTGTAAGACCAACTAATTACCACCAATATTCAccattgcaacttgcatatGGTCAAGAACCTGAAGTTTCTCACATTAGAGTATTTGGTTGTGCCGTTGTGCGGTACTAGTACCTATCCCACCTACACAATGAACCAAAATGGGTCCCCAACGTAGACTTGGAATTTATGTGGGGTATGAGTCACCGTCTAACATTAGATATTTGGAACCCTTAACAGGCGACTTGTTTAATGCAAGATTTGCAGATTGCCATTTTGatgaaacaaattttccaacaTTGGGTGGAGAAAAATTGTATCCTGATGAACAACGAAAAATCTTTTGGAATGAGAAAACATTATCTCATTACGATCCCAGAAACAATCAATGTGAGCAAGAAGTTGAAAGAATCATTCACTTGCAAAGAACTTCAAATCAATTACCTGATGCCTTTGttaatacaaaaaatataacaaaGTCACACATACAAGTAGAAAATACCCCAGTGAAGATCGATTTCCCTGCAGGACCATATAATACTTTACCCGCAAATGAATCTAAAATACGCCAGAAGCGTGGCCGACCGATTGGTTCAAAGGATACAGTACCCAGAAAAAGAAAGGTACAAGAAAAACAAGGTTTGAAAACTCTAGAAGAAGAAACCTTACATCAAAATGAAACAGATGTGGATAACGTGATCCATGAAGAATCACAACCACATGAAAATATTGAGACTTCAACAAATTATTTGATATCTCGTAAAATATGGGATCGTAGAAATACGAACATCGATAATGTGTTCGCACTTAAAATGGCTCTTGATATCATGCAAGGTATTGATGATCCCGAACCACAATCTCTTAAAGATTGTCAACAAAGAAATGATTGGCTAAAATGGAAAGAAGCTATACAAGCTGAATTAGATTCTCTAGAAAAACGTAAAGTGTTTGGACCCGTAGTTCAAACACCCAAAAATGTAATCCCCGTATGATACAAATGGGTGTTTGtgcgaaaaaaaaatgaaaatggcAAAATTGTAAGATACAAAGCTAGACTTGTAGCCCAAGGTTTTTCTCAATGACCTGGAATCGATTACGAGGAAACATATTCACCTGTGATAGATACCACCACTTTTCGATTCTTGATTAGTTTGGCTGTATCAGAAAATTTGGATATGCGACTTATGGATGTGGTCACTGCATATTTATATGGTTCACTTGATAGCgacatatacatgaaaatccctgaaggatttaaacCATCAGAATCAAGTGATACAAATCCCAAGACCATGTTCTCAATTAAATTGCAAAAATCGttatatggattaaaacaatctGGGCGAATGTGGTACAATCGCCTTAGCAAATATTTACTACAAGAATGTTACACAAATAATGCTATTTGCCCATGCGTTTTTACAAAAATACGGATGAAGGTTTTGCAATCGTGGCAGTATATGTAGATGATCTAAATCTTATAGGAACTCCCGAAGAGCTCACTAAAACTGCCAATTATTTAAAAAGtaaatttgagatgaaagatttgggaaaaacaaagttttgtctcggattgcaaatcgaACATTTATCAGAAGGAATATTTATTCATCAATCTTCATACACagagaaaatattaaaacgtttTTACATGGACAAATCACATCCATTAGCATCACCAATGGTCGTACGATCACTAGACACTAATAAAGATCCTTTTCGTCCACTTGAAGATGGAGAAAATATCATTGGtcttgaagtaccatatctTAGTGCAATTGGTGCATTGTCATACCTTGCAAATTGTACTCGACCATATATAGCATTTTCTGTCAACCTTCTAGCAAGATATAGTTCTTCTCCAACCCGAAGACATTGGAATGGTGTAAAACATATATTTCATTACCTTCGTGGTACAACTGACATGAGATTATTTTATtcgaaaaaatcaaatttctctTTAATAGGATATGCAGATGCAGGCTATCTTTCAGATCCGCATAAAGCCAAATCCCAAACGGGTTATGTGTTTACACGAGGGGACACCGCTATTTCATGGAAGTCAACAAAGCAAAATTTGACAGCTACATCATCAAATCACTCTGAAATCATTGCAATGCATGAACCAGGTCGAGAATGCATATGATTGAGATCTATAACTCAACATATTCAAGAATCATGCGGACTACCAACAACGAAAGATAGCCCGACGACTATTTTTGAAGATAATAATGCTTGCATTGCACAACTAAAAGGAGGGTATATCAAAGGCGATCGAACGAAACACATTTCACCAATGTTTTTCTACACGCACGAACTTCAACAAAAAGGTGATATTGATGTTCGTTCAAGTGACAATGTAGCTGATTTATTCACAAAGGCATTACCAACATCAACATTCAAGAAATTGATGCAAAAGATAGGGATGCATCAATTAAAAGATATTCGGTGATTGAAACCAGGGGGAGTATCAattgttgtactctttttccttcgttcAGGTTTTTTTCACTGGGTTTTACTgacaaggttttaacgaggcaacATTGGACTCTCTATCAATCATCTAAGGGGGAGTGTTATATATAGATGTAA comes from Henckelia pumila isolate YLH828 chromosome 4, ASM3356847v2, whole genome shotgun sequence and encodes:
- the LOC140862586 gene encoding pentatricopeptide repeat-containing protein At3g53170 isoform X3, which translates into the protein MELHLLSPAIRVSCFATKSSSRTNSDYCSSMEPRGLQFRKFSKKDLSRILRTEAAIKAIEKKANSSKYNNLWPKAILEALNDAIKRNRWESALKIFDLLRRQNWYEPRCQTYTKLLVMLGKCKQTGQATILFETMLADGLQPTVDVYTALVGAYAVNGLFVEAFGVVNDMKSVRDCKPDAFTYSILLKSCMKVHRFDMVGIIFEEMLHSRIECSTVTFNILIDGYGKAKRLDLMEASLTDMIQSEKSHPDVFTFNSVIGAYGSCGRIKKMEDWFDEFQLMGIKPDIMTYNILIKSYGKCSLYEKMGSVMEFMRKRLYSPTIVTYNILIETFGKAGNIDKMDEIFLEMKHQGLKPNSITYSSLTWAYSKAGLWGKVDSILRQVENSDVELDTPFFNCVISAYGSAGDVEKMNELFMAMKGTGCKPDYITFNTMIQAYRAQGMIKAVQILENNMIRVNETLGTE
- the LOC140862586 gene encoding pentatricopeptide repeat-containing protein At3g53170 isoform X1, giving the protein MELHLLSPAIRVSCFATKSSSRTNSDYCSSMEPRGLQFRKFSKKDLSRILRTEAAIKAIEKKANSSKYNNLWPKAILEALNDAIKRNRWESALKIFDLLRRQNWYEPRCQTYTKLLVMLGKCKQTGQATILFETMLADGLQPTVDVYTALVGAYAVNGLFVEAFGVVNDMKSVRDCKPDAFTYSILLKSCMKVHRFDMVGIIFEEMLHSRIECSTVTFNILIDGYGKAKRLDLMEASLTDMIQSEKSHPDVFTFNSVIGAYGSCGRIKKMEDWFDEFQLMGIKPDIMTYNILIKSYGKCSLYEKMGSVMEFMRKRLYSPTIVTYNILIETFGKAGNIDKMDEIFLEMKHQGLKPNSITYSSLTWAYSKAGLWGKVDSILRQVENSDVELDTPFFNCVISAYGSAGDVEKMNELFMAMKGTGCKPDYITFNTMIQAYRAQGMIKAVQILENNMIRVNETLARISRIIYTGLNFA
- the LOC140862586 gene encoding pentatricopeptide repeat-containing protein At3g53170 isoform X2 produces the protein MELHLLSPAIRVSCFATKSSSRTNSDYCSSMEPRGLQFRKFSKKDLSRILRTEAAIKAIEKKANSSKYNNLWPKAILEALNDAIKRNRWESALKIFDLLRRQNWYEPRCQTYTKLLVMLGKCKQTGQATILFETMLADGLQPTVDVYTALVGAYAVNGLFVEAFGVVNDMKSVRDCKPDAFTYSILLKSCMKVHRFDMVGIIFEEMLHSRIECSTVTFNILIDGYGKAKRLDLMEASLTDMIQSEKSHPDVFTFNSVIGAYGSCGRIKKMEDWFDEFQLMGIKPDIMTYNILIKSYGKCSLYEKMGSVMEFMRKRLYSPTIVTYNILIETFGKAGNIDKMDEIFLEMKHQGLKPNSITYSSLTWAYSKAGLWGKVDSILRQVENSDVELDTPFFNCVISAYGSAGDVEKMNELFMAMKGTGCKPDYITFNTMIQAYRAQGMIKAVQILENNMIRVNETLGFRG
- the LOC140860973 gene encoding uncharacterized protein, producing the protein MANITKLEFEALDISGKNYLSWILDAEVHLVSKDLENTIKEENNESPQDLAKSLIFLRHHLDDGLKAEYLTVKNPQELWKNLKERFDHQRSIVLPRARYVWIHLRLQDFKSIRDYNSALFKICSKLKLCAENISDQDLLEKTFSTFHASNVLLQQQYRERGFKKYSELISCLLVAEQNNELLLKNHQLRPTGSTPFPEANEISFPEVNANSTQNPHIRKGRGRGHGRGRGHGQNKNYQQHDEKRQKTNHQQWKSNNEEEKGRNMK